In the genome of Hydra vulgaris chromosome 06, alternate assembly HydraT2T_AEP, the window aataaattgtaaatgcAAATGTTATTTCAACCTTAAAttgaatatgttttaataactgttttaaagAGTATGGCTACGGTGGATACGCAGGTGGATTGTACAACAAAGGGTACGGAGGGTACGGAGGTGGATTTTACAATAAAGGGTACGGATACGGAAACAACTACTACAGTGACGaatcaaaaaaagatgttaaagaaGACCCCACTTATAATTCATACAGTAAACcacgtttcatttttttattaaaaagatttgtcaataaaaaaagttatataaataagtttttatttacattgacgCACTGTGTTTTTATTAACTCTTTTAGACAAAGGCTATGGCTTCGGTGGATACGGAGGTGGATTAAACAACAATGGGTACGGAAGACACGGAGGTGGATTATACAACAAAGGGTATGGATTTGGAAACAATTACTACAGTGACGAATCTAAAACGGCTGT includes:
- the LOC124814773 gene encoding prisilkin-39 isoform X3; translated protein: MDKIKILFMVFLNLCVYARSGKILNLYNKGNEYGYGGYAGGLYNKGYGGYGGGFYNKGYGYGNNYYSDESKKDVKEDPTYNSYNKGYGFGGYGGGLYNKGYGFGNNYYSDESKTAVKEDPTYNSYNKGYGYGGYGYGGSYNKGYGYGKSYFKDE
- the LOC124814773 gene encoding uncharacterized protein LOC124814773 isoform X2, which gives rise to MDKIKILFMVFLNLCVYARSGKILNLYNKGNEYGYGGYAGGLYNKGYGGYGGGFYNKGYGYGNNYYSDESKKDVKEDPTYNSYNKGYGFGGYGGGLNNNGYGRHGGGLYNKGYGFGNNYYSDESKTAVKEDPTYNSYNKGYGYGGYGYGGSYNKGYGYGKSYFKDE